A region from the Silene latifolia isolate original U9 population chromosome 7, ASM4854445v1, whole genome shotgun sequence genome encodes:
- the LOC141589936 gene encoding uncharacterized protein LOC141589936, which translates to MIIIGGRYTNVASTTLVSKLTLLTQDRPNPYKLRWLNKDSEVKVDKQCLVSFSISKVYKDEVMCDVVPMDAYPLLLGRPWKFDRNTMHQRKDNTYSFKHNGKKVTMTQLPPNQINYGSPNMPEKVNGVLFLSEAAIIREITQDEPIIILLSKEIKEGESTAVPAEVKPLIQKYKDVFPRELPHGLPPLRGIEHHIDVVSGS; encoded by the coding sequence ATGATTATTATTGGGGGGAGATATACCAATGTAGCCTCCACCACTTTAGTTAGCAAACTAACCTTACTCACTCAGGACCGTCCAAATCCATATAAGCTAAGGTGGTTGAACAAAGACTCTGAAGTGAAAGTTGATAAGCAATGCCTTGTGTCATTTTCAATTAGCAAGGTGTACAAAGATGAAGTCATGTGTGATGTAGTCCCTATGGATGCCTACCCTCTGTTGCTAGGGAGGCCATGGAAATTTGACAGGAACACCATGCACCAAAGGAAGGATAATACTTACAGTTTTAAGCACAATGGGAAGAAAGTCACCATGACTCAATTGCCACCAAACCAGATAAACTATGGAAGCCCTAACATGCCTGAGAAGGTCAATGGAGTGCTATTCTTATCTGAAGCAGCAATTATTAGAGAGATCACACAAGACGAGCCTATCATAATCTTATTGTCAAAGGAGATCAAGGAAGGGGAAAGCACTGCTGTGCCTGCAGAGGTTAAACCTCTCATTCAGAAATATAAAGATGTCTTTCCAAGAGAGCTGCCTCATGGATTGCCACCCTTGAGAGGGATTGAGCATCACATTGACGTTGTGTCAGGATCTTGA